Proteins from one Caulobacter sp. 73W genomic window:
- a CDS encoding formylglycine-generating enzyme family protein: MGLLSALAQPKRRDGMRWIAGGRFAMGSADGYDDEGPVRDVHVEGFWIDETPVTNRQFAQFIDETSYQTFAETAPDPRDYPGMTPGVYGAGSLVFTPPSHPVPLDDPTRWWSFVEGASWRRPLGPRSDLDGLGDHPVVHVTPRDAEAYARWAGKRLATEAEWEFAARGGLDGRRYAWGDEVQPGGVARANIWVGNFPWLNEAPPGHRRTSAVGAYPKNGYGLYDMIGNVWEWTADPYEAPLQPRGCCGGHRSSDGRRGPSMEASGASGVGLRVAKGGSHLCAPNWCERYRPAARWGQPIDTSTSHMGFRCARSPAKG; the protein is encoded by the coding sequence ATGGGTCTTTTGTCCGCCCTTGCTCAGCCCAAGCGCCGCGACGGCATGCGCTGGATCGCCGGCGGTCGCTTCGCCATGGGATCAGCGGACGGCTACGATGACGAGGGCCCTGTACGCGACGTTCACGTCGAGGGGTTTTGGATCGACGAGACCCCGGTCACCAACCGTCAGTTCGCCCAGTTCATCGACGAGACCAGCTACCAGACCTTCGCCGAGACCGCGCCGGATCCACGCGATTATCCGGGCATGACGCCCGGCGTCTATGGCGCGGGCTCGCTTGTCTTCACGCCGCCGTCCCATCCGGTCCCGCTCGATGATCCCACCCGATGGTGGTCCTTCGTCGAGGGCGCCTCATGGCGACGGCCGTTGGGGCCGCGGAGCGATCTTGACGGGCTTGGTGATCACCCTGTCGTTCACGTGACCCCGCGTGACGCCGAGGCCTATGCGCGCTGGGCCGGCAAGCGCCTGGCCACCGAAGCCGAATGGGAGTTCGCCGCCCGAGGCGGGCTTGACGGCCGCCGCTACGCCTGGGGCGATGAGGTTCAGCCTGGCGGCGTTGCGCGGGCCAATATCTGGGTCGGCAACTTTCCCTGGCTCAACGAGGCGCCGCCCGGACACCGGCGCACCAGCGCTGTGGGGGCCTATCCCAAGAACGGTTACGGCCTCTACGATATGATCGGCAATGTCTGGGAGTGGACCGCCGACCCCTATGAGGCGCCCCTGCAGCCTCGGGGCTGTTGCGGCGGCCACCGCTCATCTGACGGCCGCCGCGGTCCAAGTATGGAGGCAAGCGGCGCATCAGGCGTCGGCCTGCGGGTCGCCAAGGGCGGCTCGCATCTTTGCGCGCCCAACTGGTGTGAGCGCTATCGCCCCGCCGCCCGCTGGGGCCAACCCATCGACACTTCAACATCTCACATGGGCTTTCGCTGCGCGCGCAGCCCAGCAAAGGGCTGA
- a CDS encoding TonB-dependent receptor: MPFMSCSSLRRALLLSAAVAVAASPAWAQSRAFDISAQPATSGIPAFARQADVQVLLSEFAARGRNVNAVRGSYSLNEGLDRLLLGTGLSVVSNDGRTITLAPAARITKEAAKRPVSMVQAAPVAAAAPAPPPSGEALDEDSLVEAVVVTGFRGSLNAAIDAKRMSAAAVDAIKAEDIADFPDNNLAESIQRVPGVSIARDGGEGRQITVRGLSPQFTRVRINGMEGQSTVGGTDSSGGNNRTRSFDFNVFASELFNSITVRKTPSAEVEEGSLGATVDLQTSRPFDYKGFTVAASAQAGYNDLSKTVSPRFAGLISDRFFDDKVGVLVSVAYSDRDFLEEGFGTVGYDTATLNGGFCAPASATLTTPCGPGLPRTSDPAAFARLNNANVHHPRIPRYGRFEHEQERLGLTASLQWKPTDRTTVNLDALSSTFEAKREQAFLSAFSFSRPASANGKPQTSVRAAEIDADGDLVYGVFDGVDMRAEARYDEFTSTYRQLTLSGEHEFTDRFKMRGLIGTSRSKLDNPIQTIISIDRPNVNGYTIDFRQDSRRPSINVGFDPTNAANFVFAEPGGTFLGSEIRLRPQSVENRFDSGALDAQFELNPNLTFKAGVAIKDFQFEFDALARVSEISIPALPAGVTLASLTKTVSGIGRNMNIPAGTPTQWVTADFDKFSEVFGIYSNTGIFALTGVTNAAARGNIRSVGEKTTGYYVQADFNTDALPLPIRGDIGLRYVKTEQTSAGYQLIGTAPVLVTAKREYDDLLPALNLVADLRENLLLRFGASKVVSRPNLPDLTPGGAITLGGVPGISAGNPQLDPIRAKTYDLSAEWYFARGALVSIGFFYKDIDTYIQTLRETRPFNTAGLPDSVLAGTSLQPTDLFVFTQPVNTKGGPLKGFEFSYQQPFTFLPEVAPFLPDWTKNLGGIFNYTAVKSQIEYFVTAGSTATVTNDLVGLSRKAFNATLYYEDSKFSARVSAAYRDRYFAAIPGGQSGNDADGVNSTFNVDMAVSYNVTPQIKLSFEGLNLTDEFNDQFQDTVRNSPLFFSHTGRQYNFGVQYKF, encoded by the coding sequence ATGCCGTTCATGTCGTGCAGCTCGCTGCGCCGCGCCTTGTTGTTGTCGGCCGCCGTCGCCGTGGCGGCCAGCCCCGCCTGGGCGCAGAGCCGCGCTTTCGATATCTCCGCCCAGCCGGCGACCAGCGGCATTCCCGCCTTCGCGCGGCAGGCCGACGTCCAGGTGCTCTTGAGCGAGTTCGCCGCCCGGGGGCGCAACGTCAACGCCGTCCGCGGCTCCTATTCGCTCAATGAAGGTCTTGACCGTCTGCTCTTGGGCACCGGCCTGAGCGTCGTCTCCAACGACGGGCGCACCATCACCCTGGCGCCCGCCGCCCGCATCACCAAGGAAGCGGCCAAGCGTCCAGTCTCCATGGTCCAGGCTGCGCCCGTGGCGGCCGCGGCCCCCGCGCCGCCTCCCAGCGGCGAGGCGCTGGACGAGGACAGTCTCGTCGAGGCCGTGGTCGTCACCGGCTTTCGCGGCAGCTTGAACGCCGCCATCGACGCCAAGCGGATGAGCGCCGCCGCCGTCGACGCGATCAAGGCCGAAGACATCGCCGATTTTCCCGACAACAATCTGGCTGAATCCATCCAGCGCGTGCCCGGCGTCTCGATCGCCCGCGATGGCGGCGAAGGGCGCCAGATCACGGTGCGCGGCTTGAGCCCGCAGTTCACCCGCGTGCGCATCAACGGCATGGAGGGGCAAAGCACCGTCGGCGGAACCGACAGCTCCGGCGGCAACAATCGCACGCGCTCGTTCGACTTCAACGTCTTCGCCTCCGAGCTCTTCAACAGCATCACCGTGCGCAAGACGCCCTCGGCCGAAGTCGAAGAAGGCTCGCTGGGCGCCACCGTCGATCTGCAGACCTCGCGCCCCTTCGACTACAAGGGCTTCACCGTCGCAGCCTCCGCTCAGGCCGGCTACAACGATCTGTCCAAGACCGTCAGCCCGCGGTTCGCCGGTCTCATCAGCGACCGCTTCTTCGACGATAAGGTCGGCGTGCTGGTCTCGGTCGCCTATAGCGACCGCGACTTCCTCGAAGAGGGGTTCGGCACCGTCGGCTATGACACGGCCACCCTCAACGGCGGCTTTTGCGCGCCCGCCTCGGCGACCTTGACCACCCCATGCGGTCCGGGGCTGCCGCGCACCTCAGACCCCGCGGCCTTCGCCCGGCTCAACAACGCCAACGTCCATCATCCGCGCATTCCCCGATACGGCCGCTTCGAGCACGAGCAGGAGCGCCTGGGCCTGACCGCGTCCTTGCAGTGGAAGCCGACCGATCGCACCACGGTCAATCTGGATGCGCTCAGCTCCACCTTCGAGGCCAAGCGCGAGCAGGCGTTCTTGAGCGCCTTCTCCTTCAGCCGCCCGGCCTCGGCCAACGGCAAGCCGCAGACCTCGGTGCGCGCCGCCGAGATCGATGCCGACGGCGATCTTGTCTACGGCGTCTTCGACGGCGTCGATATGCGCGCAGAGGCGCGCTACGACGAGTTCACCTCCACCTATCGTCAGCTGACGCTTAGCGGCGAGCACGAGTTCACCGACCGCTTCAAGATGCGCGGCCTGATCGGCACCTCGCGCTCAAAGCTCGACAACCCGATCCAGACGATCATCAGCATCGATCGTCCCAACGTGAACGGCTACACGATCGATTTTCGCCAGGACAGCCGCCGGCCGTCGATCAATGTGGGCTTCGATCCCACCAACGCCGCCAACTTCGTCTTCGCCGAACCCGGCGGCACGTTCCTCGGCTCGGAGATCCGTCTTCGCCCGCAAAGCGTCGAGAACCGTTTCGACAGCGGCGCTTTGGACGCCCAGTTCGAACTCAACCCCAACCTGACCTTCAAGGCCGGCGTCGCCATCAAGGACTTCCAGTTTGAGTTCGACGCCCTGGCGCGCGTGTCGGAGATCTCCATTCCGGCCCTGCCCGCCGGCGTGACCCTGGCCTCCCTGACCAAGACCGTCAGCGGCATCGGCCGCAACATGAACATCCCGGCTGGAACGCCGACCCAGTGGGTCACCGCCGACTTCGACAAGTTCAGCGAAGTCTTTGGCATCTACAGCAACACCGGCATCTTCGCCCTGACCGGCGTCACCAACGCAGCGGCCCGCGGCAACATCCGCTCGGTCGGCGAGAAGACAACCGGCTACTACGTCCAAGCCGACTTCAACACCGACGCCCTGCCCCTGCCGATCCGCGGCGATATCGGCCTGCGCTACGTCAAGACCGAGCAGACCTCGGCCGGCTACCAGCTGATCGGCACAGCGCCTGTGCTGGTGACCGCCAAGCGCGAATACGACGATCTGTTGCCAGCCCTGAACCTGGTGGCCGATCTGCGCGAGAACCTGCTGTTGCGCTTTGGCGCCTCCAAGGTCGTCTCGCGCCCGAACCTGCCCGACCTTACGCCCGGGGGCGCTATCACCCTTGGCGGCGTGCCCGGCATCAGCGCCGGCAATCCGCAGCTCGATCCCATCCGCGCCAAGACCTACGATCTGTCGGCCGAATGGTACTTCGCCCGTGGGGCCCTGGTGTCGATCGGTTTCTTCTACAAGGACATCGACACCTACATCCAAACCCTGCGTGAGACGCGCCCCTTCAACACCGCCGGCCTGCCCGACAGCGTACTTGCCGGCACGTCCTTGCAGCCCACCGATCTGTTCGTCTTCACCCAGCCGGTGAACACAAAGGGCGGGCCGCTCAAGGGCTTTGAGTTCAGCTACCAGCAGCCGTTCACCTTCCTGCCGGAAGTTGCGCCGTTCTTGCCTGACTGGACCAAGAACCTGGGCGGCATCTTCAACTACACGGCCGTCAAATCGCAGATCGAGTACTTCGTGACCGCAGGCTCCACCGCCACCGTGACGAACGATCTGGTGGGGCTGTCGCGCAAGGCCTTCAACGCCACGCTCTACTACGAAGACAGCAAGTTTAGCGCGCGTGTGTCGGCCGCCTATCGAGACCGCTACTTCGCCGCCATCCCAGGCGGTCAGAGCGGCAACGACGCCGACGGGGTCAATTCGACCTTCAATGTCGACATGGCCGTCTCCTACAACGTCACGCCGCAGATCAAGCTGTCGTTCGAGGGGCTGAACCTCACCGACGAGTTCAACGATCAGTTCCAGGACACCGTGCGCAACAGCCCGCTGTTCTTCAGCCACACCGGCCGCCAGTACAATTTCGGCGTCCAGTACAAATTCTGA
- a CDS encoding FecR domain-containing protein gives MNAIDQEAARWVVRRDGQGWSDVDQAALEAWLEADRRHRGAYLRAQAGWAAMDRASVLAADGRPAPRAQGGLSRRGLLSAGLGGAGIAAAAGVAAVLVTRGQDVIYGTAVGEVREVPLKDGSRLLINTASQVRVDYEAGKRRLRLDAGEAWFEVAKDPKRPFVVASGPVNVTAIGTAFSVRRREAGVEVLVTEGVVSVQPRRRLGAEPLRVAAGQRVLIDPQGMVAQPRYAVAEIDRALAWRSGQIILEGDTLGEAVAEFNRYNARKIVFDDPALAEERLVGWFRTNEPESFAKAAAGMLGLAVVTRDDQIVLQPADLRKNMST, from the coding sequence GTGAACGCCATTGATCAGGAGGCCGCGCGCTGGGTCGTGCGTCGCGATGGCCAAGGCTGGAGCGACGTCGACCAGGCGGCGCTAGAGGCTTGGCTCGAGGCGGATCGGCGTCATCGCGGCGCCTATCTGCGCGCCCAGGCCGGATGGGCGGCGATGGACCGCGCCAGCGTCCTCGCCGCCGACGGCCGGCCGGCGCCGCGCGCCCAGGGCGGCCTGTCGCGGCGGGGACTGTTGAGCGCAGGCCTGGGCGGGGCCGGGATCGCTGCGGCCGCCGGGGTCGCGGCGGTGCTCGTCACCCGTGGTCAGGACGTCATCTACGGCACCGCCGTCGGCGAGGTGCGCGAAGTGCCGCTCAAGGACGGCTCGCGCCTGCTGATCAATACCGCAAGCCAGGTCCGCGTCGACTATGAGGCGGGCAAACGCCGCCTTCGTCTGGACGCCGGCGAGGCCTGGTTCGAAGTCGCCAAGGACCCCAAGCGGCCCTTCGTGGTCGCCAGCGGCCCGGTCAACGTCACGGCGATCGGCACCGCCTTTTCCGTGCGTCGCCGTGAGGCCGGCGTCGAGGTCCTGGTCACCGAGGGCGTGGTGTCTGTCCAGCCCCGCCGCCGCCTTGGCGCCGAGCCGTTAAGGGTCGCCGCAGGTCAGCGGGTGCTGATCGATCCGCAAGGCATGGTCGCCCAGCCGCGCTACGCCGTCGCCGAAATCGACAGGGCCCTGGCCTGGCGCTCGGGCCAGATCATCCTGGAGGGCGATACGCTGGGCGAGGCGGTGGCTGAGTTCAATCGCTACAACGCCCGCAAGATCGTCTTCGATGATCCCGCCTTGGCCGAGGAGCGGCTCGTGGGCTGGTTCCGCACCAACGAGCCTGAGAGCTTCGCCAAGGCGGCCGCCGGCATGCTTGGCTTGGCTGTGGTCACCCGCGATGACCAGATCGTCCTGCAGCCGGCGGACCTTCGTAAAAATATGAGCACCTGA
- a CDS encoding sulfatase/phosphatase domain-containing protein: MYYPTRMVRTRRFKLLYNIAHELTFPFAEDLLYASSWDRSAEPSARFGRRSVEALMHRPKFELYDLQADPNEVSNLADDPAYAQVKAQLIDKVKAFQTRTRDPWLRKWDFQ, encoded by the coding sequence ATGTACTATCCCACCAGGATGGTGCGCACCCGTCGCTTCAAGCTGCTCTACAACATTGCTCATGAGCTGACCTTCCCGTTCGCAGAAGACCTGCTCTACGCATCGAGCTGGGATCGATCGGCCGAGCCCAGCGCGCGTTTTGGTCGGCGCTCGGTAGAGGCGCTAATGCACCGACCGAAGTTCGAGCTCTACGATCTGCAAGCCGATCCGAACGAGGTGAGCAACCTCGCCGACGACCCGGCCTACGCGCAGGTCAAGGCGCAGCTGATCGACAAGGTCAAGGCCTTCCAGACCCGCACGCGCGATCCTTGGCTGCGCAAATGGGACTTTCAGTAG
- a CDS encoding RNA polymerase sigma factor: MSEQSRRIVEWVAVEVLPHEGAVRAWLRRAFKDRAEVDDVIQEAYCRLSTLADVSHITNPRAYLFSTARNIVLEQMRRARVVRLDTLTEIETANIVDEEPSPERITAGRRELARVKALMDALPVRCRTILQLRKIHGLSQREIALRLGVSENVVENDAARGLRMITKALAQADQTRAKPIEYNQHEPVRERH; the protein is encoded by the coding sequence GTGAGCGAACAAAGCCGCAGGATCGTAGAGTGGGTGGCCGTGGAGGTCTTGCCTCATGAGGGCGCCGTTCGCGCCTGGCTGCGGCGCGCATTCAAGGATCGCGCCGAAGTCGACGATGTCATCCAAGAGGCCTATTGCCGCCTCTCGACCCTGGCGGACGTAAGCCACATCACCAATCCGCGCGCCTATCTGTTCTCGACGGCGCGCAACATCGTCCTTGAGCAGATGCGCAGGGCGCGGGTGGTTCGTCTCGACACCCTGACGGAAATCGAGACGGCGAACATCGTAGATGAAGAGCCCTCGCCCGAACGCATCACCGCCGGACGTCGAGAGCTCGCCAGGGTCAAGGCCTTGATGGACGCGCTGCCGGTCCGCTGCCGCACGATCTTGCAGCTTCGCAAGATTCACGGCCTGTCCCAGCGTGAGATCGCCTTGCGTCTTGGCGTGAGCGAGAACGTCGTGGAGAACGACGCGGCCAGGGGGCTGCGCATGATCACCAAGGCCTTGGCGCAAGCCGACCAGACCAGGGCCAAGCCGATTGAGTACAACCAGCATGAGCCCGTCCGTGAACGCCATTGA
- a CDS encoding LamG-like jellyroll fold domain-containing protein, producing the protein MSNVTRSWRRTRLAGVALLMASTATTAYAEGLLFRASGDVGLTADQAGGDKTPNFQEKMSVVANGRLGGAMARADDGAVAWKAPGNLYAQRGTVSFFWRAREPLTDSPFVIFRAGFAAHSSFDMAFARIDWTGDGFEAFVTDANLARLRVRFKVAAPSPDAWTHIAFGWDEAVGVRLFIDGREAARLDQRADLDSGLDQFGFAGRAISPHQVHSRYNFTRGSDTDELRIYDHLLSQPEVAALSQGAQLEPKAGSARFDEVGWRHRYGWDRALPPVLSAPSTSVRKIEFADARDLKAWMLKGVDGIAETTWPGVYNRSRLPGRDDIFTLPDWNVYVEGGKRYELTVPAGERFNRLELRGAAYGAMSHVTPNGQVDLLFKRLKGGVRSLHELAPQTGGVLRFDNDAQETPIQELWAYDVKEGVAPKGAATLSYTVRPQPAALNDALLPLKQFIADRFALSERSTVVALPQGAPSAPGRSGEGAPSVAAAASEGGAFSPIVHVLVPSRFDASAAAQPVSRSWNYGWQNMHSGLDGVALDLPALNMAAGADGLIGLNIKIKDPIWPGRDMIDVSVSVRPGEPRTLWLDLRDRILTDDSLMISIASSASKFGAKDLAGLGVRLVFKDRDAAKIEHVADRFTQVKDNWAFLVEARPATVRADLYRRLYTDISDLLRVDPDHEQGRLYWQEISYAEQDWPAFDQPQAPDGVPLWAFRQLEDLKRVGQFVDWWIDERQVAYGDFGGGLSDDTDMVAQWPGLALMGYKPDKLRASLNALADAVYKNDMITGGLGTIATDELHAYEEGLNSDAAALYLNWGDPVRVERLMDTSRALRSIVTRNGAGHLHFNSNWYGGQKVWRDGPWGWQKQYSFTVMHAPILMGIYNANPQARDLVTGAVDGVLAHGKQDAAGVWSFPNEINWSTDAERVGDTGGMPVIMHAAWAAYRWTGDEKYLRPILARADKAGPGSIADLNENLIDALGRRADWGKALAARARPGDAFSQYAAWLTSGDKRWLEALHGEAIQDKSQRMYMRTQGHWWTDRVEQPSEILQRERLGGVALKRNWLYPGNTVSWRFGQEDGAVKVALLVTQASPQKFKVVAYNTSDQPQSADMTAWGVAAGRWRLSTGLDADGDDRADAPISRQVELERAASIALTFAPKAATVLEFELAEPTTPPETRADLGIGQGDVRISGGRVSFTVHSLGAQPAAGGVATLVSASGAVLGQAQIPTLDAPLDLRPRIWSGVIKTRNGASLKGARLSVTLPQAETTKLNNEVILP; encoded by the coding sequence ATGTCCAACGTCACTCGTTCTTGGCGGCGCACCCGCCTCGCCGGCGTCGCGCTCCTCATGGCGTCGACGGCGACAACCGCCTACGCCGAGGGCCTGCTCTTTCGAGCGTCGGGCGATGTCGGACTGACCGCCGACCAAGCCGGCGGCGACAAGACGCCCAACTTCCAGGAGAAGATGAGCGTCGTCGCCAATGGCCGACTTGGCGGCGCCATGGCGCGCGCCGACGACGGGGCGGTGGCCTGGAAGGCGCCTGGCAACCTCTACGCCCAGCGTGGGACGGTCTCGTTCTTCTGGCGCGCCCGCGAGCCGCTCACCGATTCTCCCTTTGTGATCTTCCGGGCCGGCTTCGCCGCCCATTCCAGCTTCGACATGGCCTTCGCGCGGATCGACTGGACGGGCGATGGTTTCGAGGCCTTCGTCACCGACGCCAACCTTGCGCGGCTGCGCGTGCGCTTCAAAGTCGCCGCGCCTTCGCCCGATGCCTGGACCCACATCGCCTTTGGCTGGGATGAGGCGGTGGGGGTTCGACTGTTCATAGACGGTCGCGAGGCGGCCAGGCTTGATCAAAGGGCCGATCTGGACAGCGGCCTGGATCAGTTCGGCTTCGCCGGTCGCGCGATCTCGCCCCATCAGGTGCACAGCCGCTATAACTTCACACGGGGCAGCGATACCGACGAGCTGCGCATCTACGACCACCTGCTAAGCCAGCCAGAGGTCGCAGCCCTCAGCCAGGGAGCCCAGCTTGAACCCAAGGCGGGTTCAGCCCGCTTCGACGAAGTCGGGTGGCGCCATCGCTATGGTTGGGACCGTGCGCTGCCGCCCGTGCTCTCCGCCCCCAGCACCAGCGTGCGCAAGATCGAGTTTGCTGACGCGCGCGATCTGAAGGCCTGGATGCTGAAGGGTGTCGACGGCATCGCCGAGACCACCTGGCCCGGCGTCTATAACCGCTCGCGCCTTCCTGGCCGCGACGACATCTTCACCCTGCCGGACTGGAACGTCTATGTGGAGGGCGGCAAGCGCTACGAGCTCACCGTCCCTGCTGGCGAGCGCTTCAATCGCCTGGAGCTGCGTGGGGCCGCCTATGGCGCTATGTCCCATGTAACGCCCAATGGCCAGGTCGATCTGCTGTTCAAGCGCCTCAAGGGCGGCGTGCGGTCGCTCCACGAGCTGGCCCCGCAAACCGGCGGCGTTTTGCGCTTCGACAACGACGCGCAAGAAACGCCGATCCAGGAGCTTTGGGCCTACGACGTCAAGGAGGGCGTCGCCCCGAAGGGCGCTGCGACCTTGAGCTACACCGTCAGGCCGCAGCCGGCTGCGCTCAACGATGCGCTGCTGCCGCTCAAGCAGTTCATCGCCGATCGCTTTGCGCTCTCGGAGCGATCGACCGTGGTCGCCCTGCCGCAAGGCGCCCCCAGCGCCCCGGGCAGGTCGGGTGAAGGAGCCCCAAGCGTCGCTGCCGCGGCAAGCGAAGGCGGCGCGTTCTCGCCCATCGTGCACGTCCTTGTGCCCTCACGCTTTGACGCGTCGGCCGCCGCCCAGCCGGTCTCGCGCTCGTGGAACTATGGCTGGCAGAACATGCATTCTGGGCTCGACGGCGTCGCCCTCGATCTGCCTGCCCTGAACATGGCCGCCGGCGCCGACGGCCTGATCGGCCTCAACATCAAGATCAAGGATCCGATCTGGCCGGGCCGCGACATGATCGATGTCTCTGTCTCGGTTCGTCCCGGTGAGCCTCGCACGCTTTGGCTCGACCTGCGCGACCGCATCTTGACCGACGACAGCCTGATGATCTCGATCGCGTCCAGCGCGTCAAAATTCGGCGCCAAGGATCTAGCCGGGCTTGGCGTTCGGCTGGTGTTCAAGGATCGCGACGCCGCCAAGATCGAGCATGTGGCCGACCGCTTCACCCAGGTCAAAGACAACTGGGCCTTCCTGGTCGAGGCGCGGCCGGCGACCGTTCGCGCCGACCTCTATCGCCGGCTCTATACGGACATCTCAGACCTGCTGCGGGTCGATCCGGACCACGAGCAGGGCCGGCTCTACTGGCAGGAGATCAGCTACGCTGAGCAGGACTGGCCGGCTTTTGATCAGCCTCAGGCGCCCGACGGGGTTCCCCTTTGGGCCTTCAGGCAACTGGAGGATCTCAAACGCGTCGGACAGTTCGTCGACTGGTGGATCGATGAGCGGCAAGTCGCTTACGGCGACTTTGGCGGGGGGCTGTCGGACGACACCGACATGGTGGCGCAATGGCCGGGTCTGGCTTTGATGGGCTACAAGCCTGACAAGTTGCGCGCGTCGCTGAACGCCTTGGCGGACGCGGTCTACAAGAACGACATGATCACCGGCGGCCTTGGGACCATCGCCACCGACGAGCTGCACGCGTACGAAGAAGGCCTCAACTCCGACGCCGCCGCCCTCTACCTGAACTGGGGAGATCCCGTACGCGTCGAGCGCCTGATGGACACCAGCCGCGCCCTGCGCTCGATCGTCACCCGCAACGGGGCCGGACACCTGCACTTCAACAGCAACTGGTATGGCGGCCAGAAGGTCTGGCGCGACGGTCCATGGGGCTGGCAAAAGCAATATTCCTTCACCGTCATGCACGCGCCGATCCTCATGGGGATCTACAACGCCAACCCGCAGGCCCGCGATCTTGTCACCGGAGCCGTCGACGGCGTCCTGGCGCACGGCAAGCAGGACGCCGCGGGCGTCTGGTCGTTCCCCAACGAGATCAACTGGTCCACCGACGCCGAACGGGTGGGCGACACCGGCGGCATGCCGGTGATCATGCATGCGGCCTGGGCCGCTTATCGGTGGACCGGCGATGAGAAGTATCTGCGCCCGATCCTGGCGCGCGCCGACAAGGCCGGGCCCGGCTCCATCGCTGACCTGAACGAGAACCTGATCGACGCGCTGGGCCGGCGGGCCGATTGGGGAAAAGCGCTCGCCGCCAGGGCGAGGCCAGGCGACGCCTTCAGCCAGTACGCCGCATGGCTGACGAGCGGCGACAAGCGCTGGCTCGAGGCGCTGCATGGCGAGGCGATCCAGGACAAGTCTCAGCGCATGTATATGCGCACGCAGGGCCATTGGTGGACGGACCGGGTTGAACAGCCCAGCGAGATCCTGCAACGCGAACGCCTGGGCGGCGTGGCCCTGAAGCGAAACTGGCTCTATCCCGGCAATACCGTCAGCTGGCGGTTCGGTCAGGAGGACGGCGCCGTGAAGGTCGCACTCTTGGTGACCCAGGCCTCGCCGCAGAAGTTCAAGGTGGTGGCCTACAACACCAGCGACCAGCCCCAGAGCGCTGACATGACAGCTTGGGGGGTGGCGGCCGGCCGATGGCGCCTGTCGACGGGCCTCGACGCCGACGGCGACGATCGTGCTGACGCGCCCATATCCCGCCAGGTTGAGTTGGAGCGGGCCGCGTCCATCGCGCTCACCTTTGCGCCAAAGGCCGCAACTGTGCTGGAGTTCGAACTCGCCGAGCCGACGACGCCTCCGGAGACGCGCGCCGACCTTGGCATTGGTCAGGGCGATGTGCGGATCTCAGGCGGGAGGGTCTCCTTCACCGTTCACAGCCTTGGAGCCCAGCCCGCGGCTGGCGGCGTCGCCACCCTCGTCAGCGCCTCCGGCGCGGTCCTGGGCCAGGCTCAGATCCCCACCCTGGATGCGCCGCTCGATCTGCGCCCGCGCATTTGGAGCGGCGTCATCAAGACGCGCAACGGCGCTTCGTTGAAGGGCGCGCGCCTGTCCGTCACTCTGCCCCAGGCCGAAACGACCAAGCTCAACAACGAGGTCATCTTGCCATGA